In Candidatus Sulfurimonas marisnigri, a single genomic region encodes these proteins:
- a CDS encoding PAS domain S-box protein → MEQDNHFEFSANSSRDGIWSYDILKQEFNLSKEWKKRLGFAQEEKLGYFDYLGLIPDENRFDHHNAMHDVLEKHTGELEYVHFTIQYPLTTKSGEELLIEDIGDIFFNDDKTPIRIAGFHRDITNKKSS, encoded by the coding sequence ATGGAACAGGATAATCATTTTGAATTTTCTGCAAACTCTTCAAGAGATGGAATCTGGAGCTATGATATTCTTAAACAAGAGTTTAATCTTAGTAAAGAGTGGAAAAAAAGGCTAGGGTTTGCTCAAGAAGAGAAGTTGGGGTATTTTGATTATTTAGGACTTATCCCAGATGAGAATAGATTTGACCATCATAACGCAATGCATGATGTGCTAGAAAAACACACTGGAGAACTTGAATATGTTCACTTCACTATCCAATATCCTCTTACAACCAAAAGTGGAGAAGAGCTTTTAATTGAAGATATTGGAGATATTTTTTTTAATGACGACAAAACACCTATAAGAATTGCAGGTTTCCATCGAGATATTACTAATAAAAAGAGCTCTTAG
- a CDS encoding sensor histidine kinase: MNNITKKSFYSFLTLYLLSSFIFLLFASYWFYTSQKTIEMQNNYYKMNHISDRVSSSIIKAHMMDNKFVLDSFENATVALYDNKYKLIDGQNIQKVDLSKEYYMEGDTFTLVSKRTAGHLGIDYVAVQSNEFTQSVTKLRNKVIITSIFVGIIIIIISVILSYIFLRPIKDKMQEIEEFVKDTTHELNTPITALMMSTSRAKNKKIYDEKIIQNISISTKQLYDIYSSLSFLSFDAKSEEAVELNFASVVNESIKYFNELLEKKNIIVEFKKTTCTLTIAPTKAKMLINNLLSNAIKYSPPNKKIYISVLENSFAIQDEGIGIAKDKLDTIFKRFTRANSYAGGFGVGLNIVDSIVKEYNFGIDVTSTENVGTTVNVRFH, from the coding sequence ATGAATAATATAACAAAAAAATCATTTTACTCTTTTTTAACCCTCTACCTTCTCTCTTCATTTATATTTTTACTTTTTGCAAGCTACTGGTTCTACACTTCACAAAAAACAATAGAGATGCAAAACAACTACTACAAGATGAACCACATTTCCGATAGAGTAAGCTCATCTATTATTAAAGCCCATATGATGGATAATAAGTTTGTTCTTGATAGCTTTGAGAATGCAACAGTAGCTCTATATGATAATAAATATAAATTGATTGATGGGCAAAACATACAAAAAGTAGATTTGTCAAAAGAGTACTACATGGAAGGTGATACATTTACTTTAGTATCAAAAAGGACAGCAGGACACCTTGGCATTGATTATGTTGCTGTACAGAGCAATGAGTTCACACAAAGTGTCACAAAATTAAGAAATAAAGTTATTATCACTTCCATTTTTGTCGGTATTATCATTATAATTATTTCTGTAATACTCTCATATATATTTTTGCGCCCCATAAAAGATAAAATGCAAGAGATAGAGGAGTTTGTAAAAGATACAACACATGAGCTAAACACACCAATCACTGCCCTTATGATGAGTACTTCAAGAGCAAAAAATAAAAAAATTTATGATGAAAAAATTATACAAAATATATCAATTAGTACAAAACAGCTCTATGACATATACTCATCATTAAGTTTTTTAAGTTTTGATGCAAAAAGTGAAGAAGCAGTAGAATTAAATTTTGCTTCTGTTGTAAATGAAAGTATTAAATATTTTAATGAGCTCTTGGAGAAAAAAAATATAATTGTAGAGTTTAAAAAAACCACTTGTACTCTCACTATTGCCCCAACTAAAGCAAAAATGCTTATTAATAACCTGCTAAGTAATGCAATAAAATACTCTCCTCCAAACAAAAAAATATATATAAGTGTACTTGAGAACAGCTTTGCCATACAAGATGAAGGCATTGGCATTGCCAAAGATAAACTTGATACAATCTTCAAAAGATTTACAAGGGCAAATAGCTATGCCGGCGGCTTTGGTGTAGGTCTTAATATTGTTGACTCTATTGTCAAAGAGTACAACTTTGGTATTGATGTAACATCTACAGAGAATGTAGGAACAACTGTTAATGTAAGATTTCACTAA
- a CDS encoding response regulator transcription factor translates to MKILLMEDDAVLSDILLDYLSESWDVDYAYNSEEVYKKLDSIKYDLFIFDINVAGKNGLELLAELREFNDTTPTIFITAYTDTAYLKKAFELGAHDYIKKPFELEELNARILNTKKLFNIDNKTQIFISESTFYLPELRQVNKNSNIFSLGQKDGEMLFYFLKNQKRVITNDELIQNIWDFDHIPSDATIRSHIRTLREMIGKDKIQTVRGVGYTYE, encoded by the coding sequence ATGAAAATACTTTTGATGGAAGATGATGCTGTTTTATCTGATATTTTACTAGATTATTTATCTGAGTCATGGGATGTGGATTATGCTTATAATTCCGAAGAGGTATATAAAAAATTAGACTCCATAAAGTATGATCTTTTTATATTTGATATTAATGTGGCTGGAAAAAATGGACTTGAGCTTTTAGCCGAACTAAGAGAGTTCAATGACACAACCCCAACTATATTTATAACTGCATACACAGATACTGCTTACTTGAAAAAGGCCTTTGAGCTTGGAGCTCACGACTACATAAAAAAGCCTTTTGAGCTTGAAGAGCTAAATGCCCGCATACTAAACACAAAAAAACTTTTTAACATTGACAATAAAACTCAAATTTTCATCTCTGAGAGCACCTTCTATTTGCCAGAGCTACGACAAGTAAATAAAAACTCAAATATCTTCTCCTTGGGTCAAAAAGACGGTGAGATGTTGTTTTACTTTTTAAAAAATCAAAAACGAGTAATTACCAATGATGAGTTAATTCAAAATATTTGGGATTTTGACCATATACCAAGTGATGCAACTATACGCTCTCACATAAGAACTCTGCGCGAAATGATAGGAAAAGATAAAATACAAACAGTAAGAGGGGTTGGGTACACTTATGAATAA
- a CDS encoding GNAT family N-acetyltransferase: MSIALYFLRSTEQKIAEDMLHFAYRLDEVAKTVDDFCELEKYTQNYGLTNRDLGLYALKENKIAGAIWLRLLNKDDNSNGYINDNTPILTIGVKPEFRGEGIGSSMLEQLILEAGSLYENISVSVLNNNKTVSYFEKFGFCKIEESRAKSPTDGSEVITMIKQISKESVKRPSDGYDPRKWMD; this comes from the coding sequence TTGAGCATAGCACTATATTTTCTCCGTTCAACAGAACAAAAAATTGCAGAGGATATGCTCCACTTTGCTTATCGCTTAGATGAAGTTGCAAAAACTGTAGATGATTTTTGTGAACTTGAAAAATATACCCAAAACTATGGACTAACAAACAGGGACTTGGGACTATATGCCCTCAAAGAGAATAAAATTGCCGGGGCAATCTGGCTGCGTCTGCTGAACAAAGATGATAATTCTAACGGATATATAAATGATAATACCCCCATATTGACCATCGGAGTTAAGCCAGAGTTTAGAGGAGAAGGGATAGGTTCTTCAATGCTTGAGCAACTCATCTTGGAAGCAGGCTCACTATATGAAAATATAAGCGTAAGTGTTTTGAACAATAACAAAACAGTTAGTTACTTTGAAAAATTTGGTTTTTGCAAGATAGAAGAGTCACGCGCTAAAAGTCCAACTGATGGATCTGAAGTCATAACTATGATAAAACAAATATCTAAAGAGTCAGTAAAACGACCTAGTGACGGCTATGACCCTAGGAAATGGATGGACTAA
- a CDS encoding phosphate ABC transporter substrate-binding protein: protein MFIKSIITTAVLASSVLASTVVIVNPGSGVDSLDVSQVKKIFLAKTKSFPNGESAVPVDQDSKNPAYEAFYKAVAGKSAVKMNKYWVKLTFTGKAEAPKKVGSSSDVVGLIKNNKNMIGYADSADVTADVKVVYTVK, encoded by the coding sequence ATGTTTATAAAAAGTATTATTACAACAGCAGTTTTAGCTTCTTCAGTTTTAGCTTCAACTGTTGTTATCGTTAACCCTGGCTCAGGTGTTGATAGTTTAGATGTAAGTCAAGTGAAAAAAATCTTCTTAGCAAAGACAAAAAGCTTTCCAAATGGAGAGAGTGCTGTTCCAGTTGATCAAGATTCAAAGAATCCAGCTTACGAAGCATTTTATAAAGCAGTTGCTGGTAAAAGTGCTGTTAAGATGAATAAGTACTGGGTAAAACTTACTTTTACAGGTAAAGCAGAAGCTCCTAAAAAAGTTGGTTCAAGCTCAGATGTAGTAGGTCTAATCAAAAACAATAAAAATATGATTGGCTATGCTGATAGTGCTGATGTTACAGCTGACGTTAAAGTTGTTTACACAGTTAAATAA
- a CDS encoding methyl-accepting chemotaxis protein, whose protein sequence is MKKIITVRSKILAPFIFISILAAIVNIYYFSSKQIEQIDKTFVERVEKSSAYLNLGLSLSLGTGNMLGAKRTTDYYKEDEELAFIYILDEENEFFTKINDLPEGIDEKKLLELKDNAIAEINGVIIKRSRMEYDKEFLGTSFIAYKTDSRGGSVRSTILSAVILISILLIINVAVLIYIIRHTISNPLNIILERVKLISEGDLATQSNIKGNDEFAQLSDYFNTAMHNLSTMVNDAKSLSDENNSVSSNLSNTSDIMKKLTLKSATLVETAATNGSIIQSKLQDSVLASQEARDEAIEVGKKLEEARGGVLDMITRVQHSAEVETEMVGRLQELSSEATQVKEVLSVISDIADQTNLLALNAAIEAARAGEHGRGFAVVADEVRKLAERTQKSLVDIHSTINVIVQSITDTSATISLNSKQVDELSNVSINVEQMINETSHIMQNAIVTAESSLKDIVQMKEDTGSVVTEITQANESVSQTSHNISEVSNAADTLDKLSQDLKDKLSAFKTD, encoded by the coding sequence ATGAAAAAGATTATAACTGTTCGTTCAAAAATACTAGCACCTTTTATATTTATCAGTATATTAGCAGCCATAGTAAATATATACTATTTCTCATCCAAACAGATTGAGCAGATAGATAAAACGTTCGTAGAGCGAGTTGAGAAAAGTTCTGCTTACCTAAACCTAGGATTAAGCTTATCACTGGGAACAGGCAATATGCTTGGAGCAAAACGAACAACAGACTACTATAAAGAAGATGAAGAGTTGGCTTTTATCTATATTCTTGACGAAGAAAATGAATTTTTCACAAAAATCAATGATTTACCTGAAGGGATAGACGAAAAAAAACTTCTAGAACTTAAAGACAATGCTATTGCTGAGATAAATGGGGTAATTATAAAACGTTCTCGTATGGAGTACGATAAAGAATTTTTAGGTACAAGTTTTATTGCCTATAAGACAGACAGTCGTGGAGGAAGTGTGCGCTCTACTATCCTTAGTGCTGTAATACTTATCTCAATTCTACTTATAATTAATGTAGCTGTGTTAATTTACATCATACGCCATACAATTTCAAATCCATTAAATATTATTCTTGAGAGAGTTAAGCTTATTTCAGAAGGAGATCTTGCAACTCAAAGTAATATAAAAGGCAATGATGAGTTTGCACAATTATCTGACTATTTCAATACTGCTATGCATAATCTTAGCACTATGGTAAACGATGCTAAATCTCTAAGTGATGAGAACAACTCTGTTTCATCAAACCTTTCAAATACATCTGATATTATGAAAAAACTGACTCTTAAATCTGCTACTTTAGTTGAAACTGCTGCAACTAATGGGTCAATTATTCAATCTAAACTTCAAGACTCCGTTTTAGCGTCTCAAGAAGCTAGAGATGAGGCTATAGAAGTTGGAAAAAAACTTGAAGAAGCCAGAGGCGGAGTACTGGACATGATTACACGAGTACAGCACTCAGCAGAAGTAGAAACAGAGATGGTTGGGCGTCTACAAGAACTTAGCTCAGAAGCAACTCAGGTTAAGGAGGTTCTATCAGTGATTTCTGATATTGCAGACCAAACAAATCTTTTGGCACTTAATGCAGCCATTGAAGCAGCAAGAGCAGGTGAACATGGACGTGGATTTGCAGTTGTTGCAGATGAAGTTAGAAAACTAGCAGAGAGAACTCAAAAAAGTTTAGTTGATATTCACTCTACAATTAATGTTATAGTGCAGTCAATCACAGATACAAGTGCAACTATTAGTCTAAATTCAAAACAGGTAGATGAACTTAGCAATGTCTCAATTAATGTTGAGCAGATGATTAATGAAACTTCACATATTATGCAAAATGCGATTGTAACAGCGGAATCATCTCTAAAAGATATTGTACAAATGAAAGAAGATACCGGTAGTGTTGTAACAGAAATAACACAAGCTAACGAGTCTGTTTCGCAAACCTCACATAATATATCAGAAGTTTCAAATGCAGCGGATACACTAGATAAACTAAGCCAAGACTTGAAAGATAAACTTTCTGCATTTAAAACTGACTAA